One region of Macrobrachium rosenbergii isolate ZJJX-2024 chromosome 20, ASM4041242v1, whole genome shotgun sequence genomic DNA includes:
- the LOC136848985 gene encoding serine-rich adhesin for platelets-like isoform X2 has product MTTLRPHRVLFIAIELLAWSCFTVSAQEEEAAFNALTAVDIIRLGDPDDDMIVGEAGSNYPTYAEVPNTSFSCEQQGSPGYYADQDTQCQVFHICVTQGRRLEKFSFLCPNGTIFNQQYLVCVWWYDFDCGQAPSLYSVNADIFGDTPSTFPSNFLDDVTGTAAASAPRGRPTTARFPVTGSDLQGDFSDDGILPFSPREGGTGSRGGLPTIASDPDTRVGLPTVTRDQGSRRGLTTPTGGQGTRGGLPSSSGDQGTRGGLPSSSGGQGTRGGLPSSSGGQGTRGGLPSSSGGQGTRGGLPSSSGDQGTRGGLPSSSGGQGTRGGLPSSSGEQGTRRPLPTSVTGQGTKVKLPSAAIDQGIGGGLPSSVALQGTGGELPSSETSQSVRGGTQNLGGFPSTFGIQSRPGISGSTLDSTRRPGISGDRPGATGIEAGTQSLSQLPADVSNRGGLSSFVEGSSITPGFGISQPGTSGTPTASRIRPTAAGVSSGGITGIDEGQLVDLGSRTSEALGTSAAGGFTGLPSRSSPTGGSSAVFGRPGTSENFIDTDPGFPPFTTDISDNQGLVDSGITPVGPGGFTPFTDGLGSTRLSDQISEPGATSGVVGLPGRPGTAEDLIRPSSKPELTGFVSSLASPAAVGGKPGTAGISSDSSSVPSTTGGFVSSLGTPGITGGLTSSPDDPSSTGEYISSEDRPGTTGGITDSSDRPVLVGDRILPSDDAPGTIAGFLGSAAAPGVDLGAAEGIFDPASGQGISDFTSLVARPEITDVLISPASEPLSQSVSTSFPTETLTSAGIPDGTLLPLSGKPTITPGQTFSGTDSESSPSVSDSFSGDTESIINQFDTAGRITTPGIGDTQTTSFGVSGSQGASTAGPPLGSLFETFPSLPEDPARGTLGIQVDAESTISGTGTGQYDQPQDAVSQGTFQDQGLFSTQQGLTRPQLFQGQDGSILQQTDPTQVSGTGLDQDGFSITQGTLSQDQTYNEQLQGQGPTPGLADSTGIVSGQVNEDQIQTLGNFVQGQGQVDPSTERQVNQGYSYPVPSDSLTPGLEISTATGSQSTGHGNVILITEDQGNSFSIQHNTQGSERNGFKGIGNIDDNSNVLISQGTLADQSFQNNAEYQTSQVTENTFLNNNNFGSTTFIADNLSSTVNQNRPTSNTVNLVSEGGQSLQEYNYNGLSVDNVPLLNSISVNEDQTLGQPGSQSFSQISNTLSVNVASGVGSVDSPTGITRQYSPPSIEFSTSGLGLHGNELGSIAQKPLNGISVNNLPSTSPVLLTDSLKQEVVAPVSHAKPTSSFSSPRDSVSAIDVAALQQGYLPPANEISLNSFVPSTGLSLPSSLPLSSTLLNLPSASPFGPSDSTSFGSQGSQALSSSATSSHDSSSSTSSQGSYSSSSSGLTFPSNANQFSSVGTSSFSFPSVSQSSSAPTVFSFTSTSTGSSSSPTLSSDSQVSSTGSQIFSSLLPTSSQGNANINIGEVSSPLSLGYLPPVGDSRRNIRQIEHGQSKIYVTPVPNKDQRQVVSEQRSNGGRAFRPSLLFKNDDTSEFRPKSSSNRFGRIFFPSGRRTDGLPITYVDNTRRSFVATSSSPFNPYNKYSLTWKS; this is encoded by the exons TGGACATTATTAGGCTTGGTGACCCAGATGATGACATGATAGTTGGTGAAGCTGGCAGCAATTACCCAACATATGCTGAAGTACCCAATACTTCTTTTAG cTGTGAACAGCAAGGCTCTCCTGGTTATTATGCCGATCAAGATACTCAGTGCCAAGTCTTTCACATTTGTGTCACTCAAGGTCGACGGCTTGAGAAGTTTTCCTTCTTGTGCCCCAATGGAACCATCTTCAATCAACAGTACTTAGTGTGTGTTTGGTGGTATGACTTTGACTGTGGTCAGGCTCCTTCTTTGTATAGCGTTAATGCTGACATCTTTGGTGACACTCCTTCAACTTTTCCCAGCAATTTTCTTGATGATGTCACGGGTACAGCAGCTGCTAGTGCCCCAAGAGGTCGGCCTACTACAGCCAGATTCCCAGTAACAGGAAGTGACCTGCAAGGTGATTTCTCTGACGATGGAATATTACCATTTTCACCCCGAGAAGGTGGAACTGGCAGCAGAGGTGGTTTACCCACTATTGCTAGTGACCCAGATACTAGAGTAGGGCTACCAACTGTTACTAGGGACCAAGGTAGTAGAAGAGGATTAACAACACCAACAGGTGGCCAAGGCACAAGAGGTGGATTACCCAGTTCATCAGGTGACCAAGGCACAAGAGGTGGATTACCCAGTTCATCAGGTGGCCAAGGCACAAGAGGTGGATTACCCAGTTCATCAGGTGGCCAAGGCACAAGAGGTGGATTACCCAGTTCATCAGGTGGCCAAGGCACAAGAGGTGGATTACCCAGTTCATCAGGTGACCAAGGCACAAGAGGTGGATTACCCAGTTCATCAGGTGGCCAAGGCACAAGAGGTGGATTACCCAGTTCATCAGGTGAACAAGGCACTAGGAGGCCACTACCTACTTCAGTGACTGGCCAAGGTACAAAAGTTAAACTACCCTCTGCAGCAATTGATCAAGGTATTGGAGGAGGATTACCTTCTTCTGTAGCTCTCCAAGGTACAGGAGGTGAATTGCCCAGTTCAGAAACTAGTCAAAGTGTTAGAGGTGGAACACAAAACTTAGGAGGATTTCCAAGCACATTTGGGATTCAAAGCAGGCCTGGAATCTCTGGATCCACTCTTGATTCTACACGTAGACCAGGTATATCTGGAGACAGACCAGGAGCTACAGGAATAGAAGCAGGAACCCAAAGTCTATCACAGTTACCTGCTGATGTTAGTAATAGAGGAGGACTTTCCAGTTTTGTGGAGGGATCATCCATTACTCCTGGGTTTGGAATAAGTCAACCAGGTACCTCAGGGACGCCCACTGCTTCAAGAATTAGGCCTACAGCTGCAGGAGTTTCTTCAGGTGGAATAACAGGCATTGATGAAGGACAGCTAGTAGATCTAGGTAGTAGAACTAGTGAAGCATTAGGAACAAGTGCAGCAGGTGGATTTACTGGTTTACCAAGTAGAAGTAGTCCAACAGGGGGATCCAGTGCAGTGTTTGGGAGACCTGGTACATCAGAAAATTTCATTGATACTGATCCAGGATTTCCTCCTTTTACAACAGATATATCTGATAATCAAGGATTAGTTGATTCAGGAATCACACCTGTAGGACCAGGAGGATTTACCCCTTTTACTGATGGGTTAGGTTCAACAAGGCTCTCTGACCAAATTAGTGAACCTGGAGCAACAAGTGGAGTTGTTGGTTTACCAGGCAGGCCAGGTACAGCTGAAGATCTTATTAGACCATCCAGTAAACCTGAGTTAACAGGATTTGTTAGCTCATTGGCCAGCCCTGCAGCAGTTGGAGGAAAACCTGGTACTGCAGGGATAAGTTCTGATTCATCAAGTGTACCTAGTACAACTGGAGGATTTGTTAGCTCATTAGGTACCCCTGGCATAACAGGAGGACTTACTAGCTCTCCGGATGATCCTTCCTCAACTGGGGAATATATTAGTTCAGAAGATAGACCAGGTACAACAGGTGGAATCACTGATTCATCAGACAGGCCTGTTTTAGTAGGAGACAGGATATTGCCATCAGACGATGCACCTGGTACTATTGCAGGATTCCTTGGTTCAGCAGCTGCCCCTGGAGTAGACCTAGGAGCTGCTGAGGGAATTTTTGATCCTGCAAGTGGACAAGGGATATCCGATTTCACATCTTTAGTTGCCAGACCAGAAATAACTGATGTATTAATCTCTCCTGCAAGTGAACCTCTTTCACAAAGCGTATCAACAAGTTTTCCAACTGAAACATTAACTTCAGCAGGAATACCAGATGGAACGTTATTACCTTTGTCAGGAAAGCCAACAATTACTCCAGGGCAAACCTTCTCAGGGACTGACTCTGAAAGTTCTCCAAGTGTAAGTGACAGTTTTTCAGGTGATACAGAAAGTATTATTAACCAGTTTGACACAGCAGGGAGAATTACAACGCCAGGTATTGGTGATACACAGACCACTTCCTTTGGTGTATCAGGCAGCCAGGGAGCTTCAACTGCGGGTCCTCCATTAGGTAGTTTGTTTGAAACATTCCCAAGTCTGCCAGAAGACCCAGCACGTGGGACTTTAGGCATTCAAGTTGATGCAGAGAGTACTATTAGTGGAACAGGAACTGGGCAGTATGATCAGCCACAAGATGCTGTTAGTCAAGGTACATTCCAGGATCAAGGACTATTCTCAACTCAGCAAGGACTAACTAGACCACAGCTTTTCCAAGGTCAAGACGGATCTATCTTGCAACAGACAGATCCCACCCAGGTGTCAGGTACAGGACTTGATCAAGATGGCTTTAGCATTACTCAGGGTACACTTAGTCAAGATCAGACATATAATGAACAACTTCAGGGTCAAGGTCCTACTCCAGGATTGGCAGACTCAACTGGTATAGTATCAGGCCAAGTGAATGAAGACCAAATTCAAACACTGGGTAATTTTGTGCAGGGTCAGGGACAAGTAGATCCTTCTACAGAAAGGCAGGTTAACCAGGGCTATAGTTATCCAGTTCCTTCAGATAGTTTAACTCCAGGTTTAGAAATTAGTACTGCAACAGGATCACAAAGCACAGGCCATGGAAATGTTATTCTGATTACTGAAGATCAAGGTAACTCGTTCTCTATTCAACATAATACACAGGGTTCAGAAAGAAATGGTTTCAAAGGCATAggtaatattgatgataatagtaatgtcTTGATTTCACAAGGAACTTTAGCTGATCAATCATTCCAGAATAATGCTGAATATCAGACTTCtcaggtaacagaaaatacatttttgaataataataattttggcagTACAACATTTAtagctgataatttatcttcTACTGTTAATCAGAATCGGCCCACGAGTAACACTGTCAATCTAGTTTCTGAAGGTGGGCAATCTTTacaagaatataattataatggCCTATCAGTAGATAATGTACCTTTGTTGAATTCCATCTCAGTCAATGAAGACCAGACTCTTGGCCAGCCAGGATCCCAgtcattttcacaaatttcaaaTACACTTTCTGTCAATGTCGCCTCAGGAGTTGGCTCTGTAGATAGTCCCACTGGTATTACTCGGCAGTATAGCCCTCCATCTATAGAGTTTTCTACTTCAGGACTTGGCTTACATGGAAATGAGTTAGGAAGCATAGCTCAAAAACCTCTGAATGGGATATCAGTAAATAATCTACCATCTACATCACCTGTATTATTAACAGATAGCCTTAAACAAGAAGTTGTGGCTCCTGTATCTCATGCCAAACCAACATCTAGTTTCAGTAGCCCACGGGATAGTGTGTCTGCTATTGATGTAGCAGCTCTGCAGCAAGGGTACTTACCTCCTGCAAATGAAATCTCTCTAAACTCCTTTGTGCCCTCAACTGGACTTAGCCTACCTTCTAGTCTCCCCCTCAGTTCAACATTGTTAAATCTTCCTTCTGCATCGCCCTTTGGACCATCAGACTCGACATCATTTGGATCACAAGGATCACAAGCTTTGTCATCATCTGCAACAAGTTCACAtgattcatcatcatcaacatcttcACAGGGATCATATTCATCCTCTTCATCAGGATTAACTTTTCCTTCAAATGCTAATCAGTTTTCCTCTGTAGGAACCAGTTCTTTCAGTTTCCCCTCAGTATCCCAGTCCTCTAGTGCACCAACAGTTTTCTCCTTTACTAGCACATCCACAGGATCTTCATCTTCCCCTACCTTGTCCTCAGATTCACAAGTATCATCTACTGGTTCCCagatattttcatctcttttgcCAACATCATCACAAGGTAATGCTAACATCAACATTGGAGAAGTTTCATCTCCTCTCAGTTTGGGATATCTCCCTCCTGTTGGAGACTCCAGAAGAAATATACGTCAAATAGAGCATGGACAAAGCAAAATTTATGTTACCCCAGTACCAAACAAGGACCAAAGGCAGGTTGTTTCTGAGCAGCGGTCCAATGGTGGCAGAGCTTTTAGACCATCCCTGCTATTTAAAAATGATGACACTTCAGAGTTTCGGCCAAAATCCTCATCAAATCGTTTTGGGCGGATCTTCTTCCCCTCAGGTCGACGGACTGATGGACTTCCTATTACATATGTAGATAATACAAGGAGATCTTTTGTAGCGACTTCTAGTTCTCCATTTAATCCTTATAATAAATACAGTCTCACATGGAAGTCTTAG
- the LOC136848985 gene encoding serine-rich adhesin for platelets-like isoform X1: MNRHPRNPSAQCKMAEKGRYKRGGLTAALISTSTRVRRAVSSCLSHLLTGRCLCTKTYTAMTTLRPHRVLFIAIELLAWSCFTVSAQEEEAAFNALTAVDIIRLGDPDDDMIVGEAGSNYPTYAEVPNTSFSCEQQGSPGYYADQDTQCQVFHICVTQGRRLEKFSFLCPNGTIFNQQYLVCVWWYDFDCGQAPSLYSVNADIFGDTPSTFPSNFLDDVTGTAAASAPRGRPTTARFPVTGSDLQGDFSDDGILPFSPREGGTGSRGGLPTIASDPDTRVGLPTVTRDQGSRRGLTTPTGGQGTRGGLPSSSGDQGTRGGLPSSSGGQGTRGGLPSSSGGQGTRGGLPSSSGGQGTRGGLPSSSGDQGTRGGLPSSSGGQGTRGGLPSSSGEQGTRRPLPTSVTGQGTKVKLPSAAIDQGIGGGLPSSVALQGTGGELPSSETSQSVRGGTQNLGGFPSTFGIQSRPGISGSTLDSTRRPGISGDRPGATGIEAGTQSLSQLPADVSNRGGLSSFVEGSSITPGFGISQPGTSGTPTASRIRPTAAGVSSGGITGIDEGQLVDLGSRTSEALGTSAAGGFTGLPSRSSPTGGSSAVFGRPGTSENFIDTDPGFPPFTTDISDNQGLVDSGITPVGPGGFTPFTDGLGSTRLSDQISEPGATSGVVGLPGRPGTAEDLIRPSSKPELTGFVSSLASPAAVGGKPGTAGISSDSSSVPSTTGGFVSSLGTPGITGGLTSSPDDPSSTGEYISSEDRPGTTGGITDSSDRPVLVGDRILPSDDAPGTIAGFLGSAAAPGVDLGAAEGIFDPASGQGISDFTSLVARPEITDVLISPASEPLSQSVSTSFPTETLTSAGIPDGTLLPLSGKPTITPGQTFSGTDSESSPSVSDSFSGDTESIINQFDTAGRITTPGIGDTQTTSFGVSGSQGASTAGPPLGSLFETFPSLPEDPARGTLGIQVDAESTISGTGTGQYDQPQDAVSQGTFQDQGLFSTQQGLTRPQLFQGQDGSILQQTDPTQVSGTGLDQDGFSITQGTLSQDQTYNEQLQGQGPTPGLADSTGIVSGQVNEDQIQTLGNFVQGQGQVDPSTERQVNQGYSYPVPSDSLTPGLEISTATGSQSTGHGNVILITEDQGNSFSIQHNTQGSERNGFKGIGNIDDNSNVLISQGTLADQSFQNNAEYQTSQVTENTFLNNNNFGSTTFIADNLSSTVNQNRPTSNTVNLVSEGGQSLQEYNYNGLSVDNVPLLNSISVNEDQTLGQPGSQSFSQISNTLSVNVASGVGSVDSPTGITRQYSPPSIEFSTSGLGLHGNELGSIAQKPLNGISVNNLPSTSPVLLTDSLKQEVVAPVSHAKPTSSFSSPRDSVSAIDVAALQQGYLPPANEISLNSFVPSTGLSLPSSLPLSSTLLNLPSASPFGPSDSTSFGSQGSQALSSSATSSHDSSSSTSSQGSYSSSSSGLTFPSNANQFSSVGTSSFSFPSVSQSSSAPTVFSFTSTSTGSSSSPTLSSDSQVSSTGSQIFSSLLPTSSQGNANINIGEVSSPLSLGYLPPVGDSRRNIRQIEHGQSKIYVTPVPNKDQRQVVSEQRSNGGRAFRPSLLFKNDDTSEFRPKSSSNRFGRIFFPSGRRTDGLPITYVDNTRRSFVATSSSPFNPYNKYSLTWKS; encoded by the exons TGGACATTATTAGGCTTGGTGACCCAGATGATGACATGATAGTTGGTGAAGCTGGCAGCAATTACCCAACATATGCTGAAGTACCCAATACTTCTTTTAG cTGTGAACAGCAAGGCTCTCCTGGTTATTATGCCGATCAAGATACTCAGTGCCAAGTCTTTCACATTTGTGTCACTCAAGGTCGACGGCTTGAGAAGTTTTCCTTCTTGTGCCCCAATGGAACCATCTTCAATCAACAGTACTTAGTGTGTGTTTGGTGGTATGACTTTGACTGTGGTCAGGCTCCTTCTTTGTATAGCGTTAATGCTGACATCTTTGGTGACACTCCTTCAACTTTTCCCAGCAATTTTCTTGATGATGTCACGGGTACAGCAGCTGCTAGTGCCCCAAGAGGTCGGCCTACTACAGCCAGATTCCCAGTAACAGGAAGTGACCTGCAAGGTGATTTCTCTGACGATGGAATATTACCATTTTCACCCCGAGAAGGTGGAACTGGCAGCAGAGGTGGTTTACCCACTATTGCTAGTGACCCAGATACTAGAGTAGGGCTACCAACTGTTACTAGGGACCAAGGTAGTAGAAGAGGATTAACAACACCAACAGGTGGCCAAGGCACAAGAGGTGGATTACCCAGTTCATCAGGTGACCAAGGCACAAGAGGTGGATTACCCAGTTCATCAGGTGGCCAAGGCACAAGAGGTGGATTACCCAGTTCATCAGGTGGCCAAGGCACAAGAGGTGGATTACCCAGTTCATCAGGTGGCCAAGGCACAAGAGGTGGATTACCCAGTTCATCAGGTGACCAAGGCACAAGAGGTGGATTACCCAGTTCATCAGGTGGCCAAGGCACAAGAGGTGGATTACCCAGTTCATCAGGTGAACAAGGCACTAGGAGGCCACTACCTACTTCAGTGACTGGCCAAGGTACAAAAGTTAAACTACCCTCTGCAGCAATTGATCAAGGTATTGGAGGAGGATTACCTTCTTCTGTAGCTCTCCAAGGTACAGGAGGTGAATTGCCCAGTTCAGAAACTAGTCAAAGTGTTAGAGGTGGAACACAAAACTTAGGAGGATTTCCAAGCACATTTGGGATTCAAAGCAGGCCTGGAATCTCTGGATCCACTCTTGATTCTACACGTAGACCAGGTATATCTGGAGACAGACCAGGAGCTACAGGAATAGAAGCAGGAACCCAAAGTCTATCACAGTTACCTGCTGATGTTAGTAATAGAGGAGGACTTTCCAGTTTTGTGGAGGGATCATCCATTACTCCTGGGTTTGGAATAAGTCAACCAGGTACCTCAGGGACGCCCACTGCTTCAAGAATTAGGCCTACAGCTGCAGGAGTTTCTTCAGGTGGAATAACAGGCATTGATGAAGGACAGCTAGTAGATCTAGGTAGTAGAACTAGTGAAGCATTAGGAACAAGTGCAGCAGGTGGATTTACTGGTTTACCAAGTAGAAGTAGTCCAACAGGGGGATCCAGTGCAGTGTTTGGGAGACCTGGTACATCAGAAAATTTCATTGATACTGATCCAGGATTTCCTCCTTTTACAACAGATATATCTGATAATCAAGGATTAGTTGATTCAGGAATCACACCTGTAGGACCAGGAGGATTTACCCCTTTTACTGATGGGTTAGGTTCAACAAGGCTCTCTGACCAAATTAGTGAACCTGGAGCAACAAGTGGAGTTGTTGGTTTACCAGGCAGGCCAGGTACAGCTGAAGATCTTATTAGACCATCCAGTAAACCTGAGTTAACAGGATTTGTTAGCTCATTGGCCAGCCCTGCAGCAGTTGGAGGAAAACCTGGTACTGCAGGGATAAGTTCTGATTCATCAAGTGTACCTAGTACAACTGGAGGATTTGTTAGCTCATTAGGTACCCCTGGCATAACAGGAGGACTTACTAGCTCTCCGGATGATCCTTCCTCAACTGGGGAATATATTAGTTCAGAAGATAGACCAGGTACAACAGGTGGAATCACTGATTCATCAGACAGGCCTGTTTTAGTAGGAGACAGGATATTGCCATCAGACGATGCACCTGGTACTATTGCAGGATTCCTTGGTTCAGCAGCTGCCCCTGGAGTAGACCTAGGAGCTGCTGAGGGAATTTTTGATCCTGCAAGTGGACAAGGGATATCCGATTTCACATCTTTAGTTGCCAGACCAGAAATAACTGATGTATTAATCTCTCCTGCAAGTGAACCTCTTTCACAAAGCGTATCAACAAGTTTTCCAACTGAAACATTAACTTCAGCAGGAATACCAGATGGAACGTTATTACCTTTGTCAGGAAAGCCAACAATTACTCCAGGGCAAACCTTCTCAGGGACTGACTCTGAAAGTTCTCCAAGTGTAAGTGACAGTTTTTCAGGTGATACAGAAAGTATTATTAACCAGTTTGACACAGCAGGGAGAATTACAACGCCAGGTATTGGTGATACACAGACCACTTCCTTTGGTGTATCAGGCAGCCAGGGAGCTTCAACTGCGGGTCCTCCATTAGGTAGTTTGTTTGAAACATTCCCAAGTCTGCCAGAAGACCCAGCACGTGGGACTTTAGGCATTCAAGTTGATGCAGAGAGTACTATTAGTGGAACAGGAACTGGGCAGTATGATCAGCCACAAGATGCTGTTAGTCAAGGTACATTCCAGGATCAAGGACTATTCTCAACTCAGCAAGGACTAACTAGACCACAGCTTTTCCAAGGTCAAGACGGATCTATCTTGCAACAGACAGATCCCACCCAGGTGTCAGGTACAGGACTTGATCAAGATGGCTTTAGCATTACTCAGGGTACACTTAGTCAAGATCAGACATATAATGAACAACTTCAGGGTCAAGGTCCTACTCCAGGATTGGCAGACTCAACTGGTATAGTATCAGGCCAAGTGAATGAAGACCAAATTCAAACACTGGGTAATTTTGTGCAGGGTCAGGGACAAGTAGATCCTTCTACAGAAAGGCAGGTTAACCAGGGCTATAGTTATCCAGTTCCTTCAGATAGTTTAACTCCAGGTTTAGAAATTAGTACTGCAACAGGATCACAAAGCACAGGCCATGGAAATGTTATTCTGATTACTGAAGATCAAGGTAACTCGTTCTCTATTCAACATAATACACAGGGTTCAGAAAGAAATGGTTTCAAAGGCATAggtaatattgatgataatagtaatgtcTTGATTTCACAAGGAACTTTAGCTGATCAATCATTCCAGAATAATGCTGAATATCAGACTTCtcaggtaacagaaaatacatttttgaataataataattttggcagTACAACATTTAtagctgataatttatcttcTACTGTTAATCAGAATCGGCCCACGAGTAACACTGTCAATCTAGTTTCTGAAGGTGGGCAATCTTTacaagaatataattataatggCCTATCAGTAGATAATGTACCTTTGTTGAATTCCATCTCAGTCAATGAAGACCAGACTCTTGGCCAGCCAGGATCCCAgtcattttcacaaatttcaaaTACACTTTCTGTCAATGTCGCCTCAGGAGTTGGCTCTGTAGATAGTCCCACTGGTATTACTCGGCAGTATAGCCCTCCATCTATAGAGTTTTCTACTTCAGGACTTGGCTTACATGGAAATGAGTTAGGAAGCATAGCTCAAAAACCTCTGAATGGGATATCAGTAAATAATCTACCATCTACATCACCTGTATTATTAACAGATAGCCTTAAACAAGAAGTTGTGGCTCCTGTATCTCATGCCAAACCAACATCTAGTTTCAGTAGCCCACGGGATAGTGTGTCTGCTATTGATGTAGCAGCTCTGCAGCAAGGGTACTTACCTCCTGCAAATGAAATCTCTCTAAACTCCTTTGTGCCCTCAACTGGACTTAGCCTACCTTCTAGTCTCCCCCTCAGTTCAACATTGTTAAATCTTCCTTCTGCATCGCCCTTTGGACCATCAGACTCGACATCATTTGGATCACAAGGATCACAAGCTTTGTCATCATCTGCAACAAGTTCACAtgattcatcatcatcaacatcttcACAGGGATCATATTCATCCTCTTCATCAGGATTAACTTTTCCTTCAAATGCTAATCAGTTTTCCTCTGTAGGAACCAGTTCTTTCAGTTTCCCCTCAGTATCCCAGTCCTCTAGTGCACCAACAGTTTTCTCCTTTACTAGCACATCCACAGGATCTTCATCTTCCCCTACCTTGTCCTCAGATTCACAAGTATCATCTACTGGTTCCCagatattttcatctcttttgcCAACATCATCACAAGGTAATGCTAACATCAACATTGGAGAAGTTTCATCTCCTCTCAGTTTGGGATATCTCCCTCCTGTTGGAGACTCCAGAAGAAATATACGTCAAATAGAGCATGGACAAAGCAAAATTTATGTTACCCCAGTACCAAACAAGGACCAAAGGCAGGTTGTTTCTGAGCAGCGGTCCAATGGTGGCAGAGCTTTTAGACCATCCCTGCTATTTAAAAATGATGACACTTCAGAGTTTCGGCCAAAATCCTCATCAAATCGTTTTGGGCGGATCTTCTTCCCCTCAGGTCGACGGACTGATGGACTTCCTATTACATATGTAGATAATACAAGGAGATCTTTTGTAGCGACTTCTAGTTCTCCATTTAATCCTTATAATAAATACAGTCTCACATGGAAGTCTTAG
- the LOC136848987 gene encoding arrestin homolog, producing MCAQRKPGHSDSHGAFSDPVRLCKPSSRLQTLSMVNAVKVFKKTAPNGKVTAYLNQRDFIDRINHTSPVNGVVVVDNDYLRGRRVFARVAVTYRYGREEDEVMGLHFSKEMVLVNTPVEMNNSDGEVTEVQERLLKKLGANAHAFSVSLPENAPCSVNLDNGDEASSQPLGVIYDLKLYVADNKEERPHKRNSVSFAVRKVQFASMEPSSRQPSTLVSKSFTLSPGKLNLEVSLDRDLYLHGQPITAKLNINNASKKTVKNVKCQVVQHVEVTMTNNMFSRVVASLESREGCPITPGAHFTKNFSITPLASSNKRRYGIALDGQMKDTDANLASSTLVAAGKNVNDALGIVVSYSLRVKLNCGAIGGELTADLPFKLMHPDPSASKAVLRKLQSTDIEFEEFSRIRRGQSVADE from the exons ATGTGCGCGCAGAGAAAACCTGGTCATTCAGATTCACACGGAGCCTTCTCTGACCCCGTTCGACTTTGCAAGCCGAGCTCTCGCCTCCAAACTCTTTCCATGGTTAACGCAGTCAAGGTCTTCAAAAAGACAGCCCCTAATG GTAAGGTCACAGCGTACCTAAACCAGCGGGACTTCATTGACCGCATCAACCACACCTCCCCTGTGAACGGTGTGGTGGTTGTGGACAATGACTACCTGCGAGGAAGGAGGGTCTTCGCGCGCGTGGCGGTCACGTACCGCTACGGGCGCGAAGAGGATGAAGTCATGGGACTCCATTTCAGCAAGGAAATGGTTCTCGTTAACACCCCAGTTGAAATGAACAACTCAGATGGGGAAGTCACTGAAGTCCAAGAGAGGCTCCTCAAGAAGCTTGGGGCCAATGCCCATGCTTTCAGTGTCTCTCTGCCTGAAAATGCCCCCTGCTCTGTGAACTTGGACAATGGAGATGAGGCATCT AGTCAGCCTCTCGGTGTGATCTACGACCTGAAGCTGTACGTGGCTGATAACAAGGAAGAGCGCCCCCACAAGCGTAATTCCGTCAGCTTCGCTGTCCGAAAGGTCCAGTTTGCATCTATGGAGCCTAGCTCTCGCCAGCCTTCTACCTTGGTGAGCAAGAGCTTCACTCTTTCTCCTGGGAAGCTTAACTTGGAAGTCAGCTTGGACCGTGATCTTTACCTTCATGGTCAGCCAATCACGGCTAAGCTTAACATCAACAATGCTTCCAAGAAAACGGTGAAGAACGTCAAGTGTCAAGTGGTCCAACATGTTGAGGTAACAATGACGAACAACATGTTCAGCCGTGTTGTGGCCAGTCTCGAGTCTCGTGAAGGATGCCCAATCACTCCCGGTGCTCATTTCACCAAGAACTTCTCCATCACCCCTCTTGCCTCTTCTAACAAAAGACGATATGGAATCGCCCTGGATGGTCAGATGAAGGATACAGATGCTAATTTGGCATCTTCAACATTGGTGGCGGCCGGTAAGAATGTCAATGACGCTTTGGGCATAGTCGTGTCCTACTCTCTCCGTGTGAAGCTGAATTGTGGTGCCATTGGAGGCGAACTGACTGCAGACCTTCCCTTCAAGTTGATGCATCCAGATCCCAGTGCCAGCAAGGCTGTACTCCGTAAACTCCAATCCACTGATATCGAATTCGAGGAATTTAGCCGCATAAGGCGCGGACAATCTGTTGCAGACGAGTAA